In Pyrus communis chromosome 11, drPyrComm1.1, whole genome shotgun sequence, the sequence GTTTTATGAGCAAATTAAGTTGCTGAAACATATAAATCTCAATACTAAATTGCAGCATATAATTTGGGAAAGGTTTTTAACTAAAATGGTCCATGAATTGACACAACTTCTTACTCTTGTCCTTAAGATTTGAATTCAATAGAAGTGGTTTGTTAACCATCGATCATTTAATCACCCTGCACGTCCGTTGTTTTGAAGTTTTCACCTCAAAAACTCACAGAGGTATGCTATCcgcatatttttgtttttttttttttttacttttcacacactccttattaatttatattcCTTGATCTtgttcaattcatctgatctgattattgaaaattaaaaaggtgtgagaAGTAAAGTCATACCAGATGGTGACATGCACGTGATTTAAAGCTGTACTAATATTTGACGACAAGATGGATGAAATTTTATCGAATATAATGGCCGTACCCGTATTTGACGGTAAAGAGAATGAAATGTCATCGAATTGGACAATTGAGAAGTTAATTGGGAAGTTAATTGGTTTATTTCCAAATAGTCAAGGTGAATTTACCCGAAATGTAATTAGGTGACGGTTTCAACTGGGTAACAATTtacccagaaaagaaaaatcgATTTGGAGGTCAGTATCAGAGACTTGGCAAAATGCTCTGCCGATTGCAGAagcaaaaattaaatgaaatcgAGGATGGAGGAGACGAGCAGTGAAGCCCCAAACACTCGAAACCTAAACGATCTTCCGGAGGAGCTCCTCCTCCACATCCTCTCCCTCCTCCCCACATTGGACTCCGTCCAAACCTCCCTCATCTCTCGCAAATGGCGCCCCCTCTGGTCCCGCGTCCCCTCCCTCAACTTCAACTACCAACTCTTCCCGCCGTACGAGCCGCCGCTGGACACCCGCCAGTTCTACGCCGAGTTCATCGATCGCGTCCTCATTTCCCGCCCCAATTCCCCCGTCCACACTTTCCGCCTCTCTTTCATCTACCACCATTACTACGCCTCCCACGTCGACTCCTGGCTCCGATCCGCCGTCACCAACCTCCGCGCTCGGGAGCTCTACCTCCACTTCTTCATCGACCTTAATTTTTACAATGACGAAAGCCAGAACCACATCTATGATTTCCGTTTCTCTCTTCTTAGAAATGGGTGTGTTGAGAAATTGATCCTCATGCGTTGTGATCTTACTCTGCCGGCGAAATTGTCCACCATGCGGTTCGGGTCGATTCGGTTCATCTGTTTCGATCACGTTTATTTGGAGGACCCGGCCGTGAAGGATCTGTTATGTGCTTGCCCCAATATGGAGGTTTTGGAAATTAACGGCTGTTTGGGGCCTCACCATTTGGAGATATGCAGCACAAGTCTTAAAGGGCTAATACTTGAATTTGGGTATATCACAGAGAAGAAGCAGACGTTATTGGTTGATTGCCCGAAGCTTTGTTCGATCAGTATTCATAGTTGTGACTTTGAAGAGTGTGTACTTAAGAATGCTTCTTCTTTGGTTGAGTTTCATGTTGATTTTCTGCATCAAATTGATAAATCGTATCGTCCTTGGAGTAATGTTGTTAGGCTACTCGAACAAGCACCAAATGTTAAGCATCTTAATGTGCAAAATTGGTGGTTCAAGGTAATCTTTTGACTTGTTTCTTATATATATCATTGTGGAATtatgccatatatatatatatgtatatatgtatatatgtagcTATCTGGTTGGTTTTTGAAGTATGTGTAAGGGTTCTCGGTGTTTTTCGGCCAAGGATATGCAGCCGTGCACTTGTGAATGTAACTGTGTCTTTTAGGAATtgaaagagaaaataatatgAGAGAATGTAAGGCTTTCGTAGCTTATCGTTGAATCTTGGAATCGGAAGAAAGATGGAAGGGTAATTAACTATTCAGGTCTGCTCGTTACTACAGGGGTTGGTCTATACAGAGGAAttgattagtttttaatttacaCAAATTGGTCATGGATTGTTCTCCCAGAGAATTTGTCGACTATTATATGTcctgttgttttgttttttgtagcTTAGTATGCATTTCTCGTGCcaatgtttttggtttttgataaAACTAGATATCCTCCATTTACGTTTCTTCACCAAGCATAGTGATGTTTGTTGTGATAAATGACATTGGGAAGAAAATTGAACTTCCGATCACTCTGGTTGCTCCACCTAATTGCTTGTGGCAACAAGTTATTAAAACATTATTGGGTATGGAGTTCTCATTCAAAATGTATCAATGAGATGTTTTAACTTAATGACATTGCACAAAAGTGTTTTGGAAAATTGAAGTCGAGCTACCAACATAAGGTCCTGTCTATTGTTTCTTATCCAAGAAGACTACCCTGATTATCACTCATTCTAAGAAGCAGAATTAAGTTATAATTAACCACTGGTGCATAGTTGTCTCTCCTGGAGATTGCGTTTTTCAGATCATCCCTCGGAACTAATTATCTTAAAATTGTGTTTCTAGAAATAAGATCTGGTAGCCTGTCTTACTAACCAGCCATGTGATTCTGTGCTAGACAGGCTTTAATAGCTTTCTTACTCTGTCCGCTTCATTGCTGTGGGGTTAACCTTTGCGGACTAGGggggttttcaaatttcattttttaccGCTTAACCTACTGGTTCTTAGAGGGATTATGTTGTCGAACATCTTCTGATATTCGTAATTGTTTCCTTTGCATGTGCCCTCAGTTTCTGACATCAAAGAATACTTTTCCCGAAAGTTTTGTTCTCCACAATCTGAAGCTGTTGGTGCTGCGAACTGGGTTTACCCGATATGATCGCGTTGGCATGGCTGCACTGCTTAAACTTTGTGCCAATCTCGAGACACTGATTCTAGAATCCCCTTTCAAGATGGAGAAAGATGTGAGTACTTTCACATACAGAATTATCGCAATGCTTGATGTTATTTATCATCCTATTTTACGTTTTGTGCTGCATATCTAAAATTTGATGTTCTAAATTCCAGGAGAGTTTACCAGAAGAGATCTTAAAGAAACCAGTTCATTTGAGCATGCCAAGTCTCAAGCAAGTTAAAATGAAAGCGTTTAACGGACAAAAAAGACAAGgtagttttgtgaaaatcttgCTGAGGCAAGGAGTTGTCCTGGAAAAGATTGTACTTCTTCCCGACGAAGTTGGCCAGGACGAACCGCTTCCTCCGATAATTCTAAATAGAAAGGTTTCACAAGCTTGGGAGTTAGTCACAGAACCAAATAGTGGATAGACTATGAGGTTTAAATGGGGAATGCAAAATCCTGGAGCTCTGAGACCttcaactttcaactttcaactgCTGTTTTCGGATATTGAATTAGACTTTTGGATTGAGCTCTctaattatatttatatgagTGCATTGACTGAGACTgcattttcttgttcttgtatATATGAAGAGTTTGCAGCATGTTTTATGAGCAAATCAAGTTGCTGAAACATATAAATCTCATTACTAAATTGCATTATATAATGGGAGTTTTAATAAAACATTCAtagtactgtttacttttaacgttaaggacatttttactttaaaaagtcaCTCTTAGTgttattcacttacaacatttttttgtccttttgattaaactcaaagtggtccatgagattgacACAACTTCTAACTCTAGTCATTGAGATTTGAATTCAATAGAATTGCtttgttcaccatcaatcattttaatcACCCTGCATCTccattgtttttaagttttcacCTCAAAAAATTATAGGGGTATGTTACCCAcacatttctttttacttttcacacaccccttgttaatttatatccttgatcttattcaattcatccgatctgactgttgaaaattaaaaagacgtgtgagaagtaaaaaagagtgTAGATAGCACACCCGAAATCAAATAGTATGGCTACAATACTTCAGAGTATGGCATGCACGTGATTTAAAGTCGTATCAGTATTTGATGAAATGATGgataaaattttattgaatGTGATGGTCGTACCAGTATTTGATAGTAAAAAGAATGAAATTTCATCGAATCTGATGATGAGATGAGGAGTTAATTGGTTTATTTTCAAATAGTCAAGGTGAATTTACCTGGAATGTAATTAGGTGACAGTTTCAACTGGGTAATAATTCAAGGGTAAAATGGCAGTTtacccaaaaatgaaaaaccGATTTGGAAATCACTATCAGAGACTTGGTAAAATGCTCTGCCGATTGCAGAagcaaaaatgaaatgaaagaatCAATCAATCGAGGATGGAAGAGACGAGCAGTGAAGCCCCAACCACTCGAAAGCTAAACGATCTTCCGGAGGAGCTCATCCTCTATATCCTCTCTTTCCTCCCCACATTGGACTCTATCCAATGATAGGGCCTTACAAATATTAGACAGCTGTTAATTCCCACCATTGTGTTCTTTTGTCTTATCTATGTAGAAGTTGGTTTCATCCAACGgttgtaacggtggagatgtgTTCCAATCTGTGCTCTCCTCCTTTAGGGTTGTATATAAGCCCCTTTCACCTTTTGGGAAAGgcatgaaatgaaaatgaagatgttttagttatttctttccttttttctgcCTCCTACACTGTTTTATCTCTTCGATCCTATCATCTAGTATCATCAAGCCAGGTTGCTGCCATTCATGGGCAAAAGCAAGGCTTCCGTGGTCGCGACCAACGTCACGGAGGCTGATCTTGAACTGTAGTACCAACAACATCAGATTTTGGAGCAATTTAATGGTTTCCACGACTCGGTGTCTCTGTTGGCCATACGCTAGGAATCCTTCCAGTCGAACTTGGCAGAAATCCAAGCCTCCTTAGCTAATATTAGCCTGGTCCAGACCCATCTGATAGAGGAGCTTCGTGCCTTCAAGCAACAGTAGCCCACGTCCACATTCCATCCTTAGATTCCAATCGGGTCACTTTCAGATCCTTATGGGGTCGTTTTCCACCCCGCTGCCTCAACTGTTCCAACCCACCCCGCTCTCACACCCCTCTCAACCCCCTTCCGTTGTTCCTCCTCCAACCTGGGGTTCCTCTACTCCCGTTCCCCATATGTTCCATTTTCCCTCCCACCAACTACCACCCTTCGTACCCACTTCTCGTCATCTTCTTTGCACCCACCTCCACCACCTCCACTTCTTTTGGGGACACAACCCACCTTCACTGGCCCTAAACATATGAAGATCGAGCTTCCCCATTTTTCAAGGGACGATCCACACAGCTAGCTGGCTCTTGTAGAAAAGTACATGGATTATCACGAGGTTGATGTGGCACACCGGGCCACCATTACGAGGCTCCACTTTACCAAAGATACGGCCCTCTGGTTCAAGTTGTATAAGCTTCATATTGGATCTGGACTATGGGCCACATTCACGGACTCCCTTCTCCAACTGTTTGGGCCTGTTGACCAATTGAACTTCAACATGTCATTTTCCCATGTTTCCCAAAAAGGCCCGTTGGATGCCTATATCAATGATTTTATTCGGTTATCTTGTCGGGCCCAAGGCTGGTCCGATTCACAACTTTTGGGGGTTTTCATTGGTGGGTTTAAATTAGAACTCTAAGATGATATTTTGGCCCAGGCCCCACACTCATTGTCCCAGGCCATCGAGCTTGCCCGCATTAATGACAATAAGCATCAACGCCGCCGCGGCCCTTTTTGTCCCTTCAGCCCGTGACCTCTACTTGCACC encodes:
- the LOC137709390 gene encoding F-box/LRR-repeat protein At3g26922-like — encoded protein: MKSRMEETSSEAPNTRNLNDLPEELLLHILSLLPTLDSVQTSLISRKWRPLWSRVPSLNFNYQLFPPYEPPLDTRQFYAEFIDRVLISRPNSPVHTFRLSFIYHHYYASHVDSWLRSAVTNLRARELYLHFFIDLNFYNDESQNHIYDFRFSLLRNGCVEKLILMRCDLTLPAKLSTMRFGSIRFICFDHVYLEDPAVKDLLCACPNMEVLEINGCLGPHHLEICSTSLKGLILEFGYITEKKQTLLVDCPKLCSISIHSCDFEECVLKNASSLVEFHVDFLHQIDKSYRPWSNVVRLLEQAPNVKHLNVQNWWFKFLTSKNTFPESFVLHNLKLLVLRTGFTRYDRVGMAALLKLCANLETLILESPFKMEKDESLPEEILKKPVHLSMPSLKQVKMKAFNGQKRQGSFVKILLRQGVVLEKIVLLPDEVGQDEPLPPIILNRKVSQAWELVTEPNSG